TCTATTGTAGTGCACATTTCTTGTGAACCTTTAGGATGTTTTTAACTTTCTTCTTTGTTGCACTTATTAGtcaagaaaagaaataaaaccaGCAAACACTTTGTGCACCGATgttagttttaattttgatatttgagaggagttttttttttactattgatCAAGTAAGGAACACAATAGTATCGTGGTGTCTCAACACTAAATTATTTCAGAAATGCTATTGGGACACAAATCCTCAACAAATATACAACACAAAGGGGTGTATTGGTCAATTTGCTCATCAAGAAACCTCTCACATGTGTGACCTTCTTTtcagttttatattttaattttttttcttcttctctctcacACCACCAAAACACATGCGAAATTCCTTCTCAGTGGGGGGAAAATCTCAACCCCAAAACACGACCAAATCCATAATCGTATATCGCACAATCCCCTCCGCCGTTCAATCACTCCTCCACAGTTCAATCTCCTCCACTGCCGTTCACTCTCCTTCACAGTTTAATCTCGAACCACAATCCGTCAAACCCTCCGCAGTCGAAGAACTACAACCCCTCCGTCGTTCTCTGTTGTTCTCTGCATTTCCAAGGTATGGAGTAACTTCATCTCTCTACCGTTCCAATGTATTGATTGATTGCATGTTGTTTCTCTTTAGCTTGCTTCTATACCGCGTTTTCTAACTAATGGGTCAACTATTGATTTGATACACTAAGAACAGAAGGTGTTTGTGTTAAGTCCTTTTTGAATCCAGGTTCACTGTTGCAATTTGGTGGATGATGATTCTTGACCTAATATGttttatgaaatattgaaaGCTTTATCAGTATAGTGGCATGGTTTGGAAGATACTTTTTGGTTATAATGAAGCTCTGGTTACAAAGTGTTGAAAGTATCTAGTAGTGACTTGTTGTCTTGTTTGGAGCTAATTGTTCAAGTTACTTATGTCTCTGCATCATTATTCAAGCTTTGTTTGATAATTGGTTGTTTATGGCTTCAGTTGTATATCAATTAAATGGTTGTTGAGTTTTGCAAATTCATGCATGTTTTGATGAAGTCTTGGCTTATTGTTTGTGACTTTCTGATGTTGAAGACAGTTTTGGATTATATGTTGGCTGCTACAATTCTAAGAGTTATTAGTGTTGCAATTATTGCTACTGTTATTGCATTTGGAGATCATGCTCTAATGGTTTCAGTCATTTGATATACATGGTTTGAGGAGGAATTTCATACATTGTTGGACTTGGATTTTGCTCATGATTTTCTACATCAATGGTATTGACACATATGGATAGTTTAGTGCCTCATGTTTGCTTCTGATTAGTCTACAAATGTGAAGATTCTTAATGTTTGCTTCTAatgttttcacttttcattATTAATGGTTTTAAATCAAGGGTAGTTTTAATGTCTAAATCCAGTGACAATTGTTGTGTTTAGAATGCAGGTTCTGGATTCTTTCTTAATTGATTGGTTTggtaatataatatttaattgtaGGATTTTGTGATAGGTAGAACTGTTTAGTTAAAGATtaaatgatgatgaaaattattaaatgataaaaattatgtTAATGCAAAAGAATACATACATACTCTTATTCTTCACCTGCAACAATAATTACATTTTCCTAAATTTCAGTTCTATATAATTTAGTTCGCAACTACTTATTTTTCATTGTTACATATTCTTGCTTCTTAGGTGCTTGCTATGTGTTTGCTTGCTTGCTATGTGTTTGCTCCTATGCAAATCTCACCTTATGGGACAAAATTAGTGGCTATGAATTTCAAAAATTGAGGACCTGCTAAGGTGGGGTAGAAGAAGACAATTATAGGAAATATACTGAACAGAGAAGACAATGTGTCACAAGGTGATCAATCatcttatttttaatagttaacATCAATGATCATAATACTAAAGTGTGGCTTTGGATTTAGATTGGTATTTGGATATACCTCTGGATAGATGACAACAATCTTGTGGAGTTTTTTGGAAAGATATTTATTGCAGGTTAGCATTATAATCAAAGATTGTTTTATGTTTCATACACTTGAGAGCTTAGGTTTGAGTTTTGctaccttaaaataataatacatttctatatgcatgtaattttttaaaaaaagaaattttcttttcctttttcaggTGTGTCATTTGTGGCTGCACTAAGCTTCTTACTCTATGGAGGAAGGTGATTCTTCTACATCTTGTCTACTTGCATTGGTTTATGAAATATTTCTGCAGCCTCTGTTTCATTTACTCTGTTAAATCATGGTTTACATGGACATTCTTTCTTATTTCTGCCTTGAACATCAAATGTTTCTAGATTATTTTACATGCTGAAGCATTTCCCAATTGAATCTAAAGGGCGAAGGAAGAAACTTCATGAGGTATGAACACTTTCTTCTCAGTGATGTGTTTCTCTGGTGCCTTTGTCCATTGTCACACTCAAAGGATAAACCACACTCAAAATATGATCCACTGCTGAATTTTCAAGCAAATGATGGGAAGGAATGAGTCATGCATTTGCATTTACGTGCAATTAGATGTGCTATAAACGTAATAAGCTTTATCTAGCCCGCTCATTTTCTGATTagcaactatatattaaattttgtagTTCACGTCTATAATCCATTTTGGATTGGAGAAAGAATGTGCCTTGGGAAGAACATGGCTGAAGCAATGATGTTGGTGTTTCTCCATCGTCTCACATTGAGTAGGGTACTGtgctcccccccccccccaaaaaaaaaaaaaagactgcAGCTATTTAGGAGCGAGGTCGGGTTTCTCTCTTATTTGACGTTGTACGTTGTTTAGCTTAAGTTTTGGTAAGTTGTTGTATAGGAGCTCTTAGGTCTTGCGAACTGTCTTGATTTTGATGACAATATTAGTGATGCAATTTAGGAAAGGGATGTATAGTATGGTGCTATTGTACATATGTGATTTGAATTTAATAAGTATTAGGCTTTGACATTTTAGTGTGGTGAACTATCTTGATTTAGGAAGGGATCTAGGTATGTGTGAAGTTATTGTATGGTGAATTGTTATGATATTAATTTTGGATGTTGAATGATACATATTAGTATTGTTAACATTAGTATTTGCCTTAATTTGAATGTAGTGTCGTGttcttgatttttaattttggatGTTTGTTGtgaaattatgtttatataagtgtagataagtggggagttggtgtacaaagttggttaagaagtttaaaatcttccaaatttgaaaaaatcattcacatttaattttgttttaactttatcatttactaacaataaaaaatgtgtctcgtgtacaattacactcttgaacaaataatgatattccttgaaattattcacaatctagATGTGGGGAGTTGTGTGTAGATAACGGGGGAGTTGGGCTACAACTTTGGTTAACCGgattaaaatcttccaaatttgagaaaaaaaatcacctttaactttattttaactttatcatctatAAACAATTAGAAATATGTCTCGTGTATAATTCTACTCTTGAACAAATAGCgatattccttgaaattattcacaatctagATGTGGGGAGTTGTGTGTAGATAACGGGGGAGTTGGGCTACAACTTTGGTTAACCGgattaaaatcttccaaatttgaaaaaaaaaatcacctttaactttattttaactttatcatctataaataattagaaatgtgtctcgtgtacaattccactcttgaacaaatagtgatattccttgaaattattcacaatctaTATGTGGGGAGTTGTGTGTAGATAACCGAAGAGTTGGGCTACAACTTTGGTTAACCGgattaaaatcttccaaatttgaaaaaaaaagtcacctttaactttattttaacttCATCTATAaacaatcagaaatgtgtctcgtgtacaattccactcttgaacaaataatgatattccttgaaattattcacaatctagATGTGGGGAGTT
This genomic interval from Trifolium pratense cultivar HEN17-A07 linkage group LG6, ARS_RC_1.1, whole genome shotgun sequence contains the following:
- the LOC123888464 gene encoding tobamovirus multiplication protein 1-like → MCHKIGIWIYLWIDDNNLVEFFGKIFIAGVSFVAALSFLLYGGRLFYMLKHFPIESKGRRKKLHEFTSIIHFGLEKECALGRTWLKQ